In Ignavibacteriales bacterium, one DNA window encodes the following:
- a CDS encoding DUF86 domain-containing protein, whose protein sequence is MRNSLGDKVRLQHIYDAILEIESYVQTTTYDIFQSTTMMQYACVKQLEIIGEAANHLTPHFKKLYSEIQWREIISLRNILIHEYFGIDTKIIWDIIKTDMVSLKPQVKEIIEQI, encoded by the coding sequence ATGAGAAATAGTTTAGGTGATAAGGTACGTTTACAACACATTTATGATGCTATCCTCGAAATTGAATCATATGTTCAAACTACAACTTATGATATTTTCCAATCTACTACTATGATGCAGTATGCTTGCGTTAAGCAATTAGAAATTATTGGCGAAGCCGCTAATCATCTAACACCTCATTTCAAAAAACTCTATTCAGAAATACAATGGCGGGAAATAATAAGTCTTAGGAATATTTTGATCCACGAATATTTTGGAATTGATACAAAAATTATTTGGGATATAATCAAAACCGACATGGTTTCGTTGAAGCCACAAGTAAAAGAAATAATAGAACAAATCTAA
- the proC gene encoding pyrroline-5-carboxylate reductase yields the protein MKNKGNKIAILGGGNIGSAIANGLVASKLYPPESISITRRKTELLSSFSKKGFNTSLNNLKAVKSSDIIIISVTPQQLNGLLSEIKKEINPNKHIVISIVSGASIKEIREQIGNKVPIVRAMPNTAIAIRESMTCISSDASDGVLELAKKIFDSVGLTLVINESLMVPATALCACGIAFFLRAIRAASQGGIEIGFHAEDALLMAAQTAKGAASLLTSGLTHPESEVDKVTTPMGCTISGLNQMEHNGFSSALIKGIVTSAEKAAKLYSPKN from the coding sequence ATGAAAAACAAAGGAAACAAAATTGCAATTCTTGGTGGCGGTAACATTGGTAGTGCAATTGCAAATGGATTAGTCGCTTCTAAATTATATCCTCCGGAAAGTATCTCCATTACCAGACGAAAAACTGAATTGCTTTCTTCATTTTCTAAAAAAGGATTTAATACTTCTCTGAACAATTTAAAAGCTGTTAAGAGTTCAGACATTATTATAATTTCTGTTACTCCACAACAATTAAATGGATTGCTTTCAGAAATAAAAAAGGAAATAAATCCCAACAAACATATCGTTATCTCAATTGTTTCCGGGGCATCTATTAAGGAAATAAGAGAACAGATTGGAAACAAAGTCCCGATTGTAAGAGCGATGCCTAATACTGCAATTGCAATTCGGGAATCGATGACGTGCATTTCATCAGATGCCAGCGATGGAGTTTTGGAATTAGCAAAAAAGATATTTGATTCAGTAGGATTAACGCTTGTAATAAATGAATCGTTAATGGTACCGGCAACAGCGTTATGCGCTTGTGGGATAGCATTCTTCCTGCGTGCAATTCGTGCTGCTTCACAGGGTGGGATTGAAATCGGTTTTCATGCTGAAGACGCTTTACTTATGGCAGCGCAAACGGCTAAAGGCGCCGCTTCCCTTCTAACATCGGGTTTAACACATCCTGAAAGTGAAGTAGATAAAGTTACAACACCTATGGGCTGCACAATCTCAGGCTTGAATCAGATGGAACATAACGGATTTAGTTCGGCATTAATAAAAGGAATTGTTACATCAGCAGAAAAAGCAGCTAAATTATATTCACCTAAAAATTAA
- a CDS encoding protoheme IX farnesyltransferase, whose translation MNRLKKYINIFIELGKVRITFFVAFSTSAGFILANSRIDLRIFFSSIGVFLLACGSSAINHYQEKRSDGLMDRTKMRPLPSGELKESQAIIFIVSSLATGFIVLYIFTNLTAVGLGVLAVLWYNAFYTPLKKVTALAVVPGALIGSIPPMIGFVSGGGYLFNPEIIALALFFFIWQIPHFWLLLLLYDKDYEKAGFPTLTKLFTTEQLSRITYIWIVALAASCLLIPFFGIVNNLVINIFLVLSGVWLIWKTKSLLVKHSERITFRFAFREINTFVLVVVLVLTVNKLFY comes from the coding sequence TTGAACAGATTAAAAAAGTACATAAACATTTTTATTGAGCTGGGAAAAGTAAGAATAACTTTCTTTGTTGCATTTTCAACATCTGCTGGATTTATTCTTGCTAACAGCAGAATAGATTTGAGAATATTTTTTTCTTCGATTGGAGTATTTCTTTTAGCCTGCGGGTCTTCTGCTATTAATCATTACCAGGAAAAAAGATCTGATGGCTTGATGGATAGAACAAAAATGCGCCCATTACCATCTGGAGAATTGAAGGAATCTCAGGCAATAATTTTTATAGTTAGCTCTTTAGCAACTGGATTTATTGTTCTTTATATATTCACCAATCTAACTGCAGTTGGTCTGGGTGTTTTAGCTGTTCTCTGGTATAATGCTTTTTATACTCCACTTAAGAAGGTTACAGCATTAGCCGTTGTACCGGGCGCGCTAATTGGCTCCATTCCTCCAATGATTGGATTTGTTTCTGGCGGAGGATATTTGTTTAATCCAGAAATTATAGCTTTAGCATTGTTCTTTTTTATCTGGCAGATACCACATTTTTGGCTTCTGCTTTTATTGTACGATAAAGATTATGAGAAAGCTGGTTTTCCTACACTAACAAAATTGTTTACAACTGAACAGCTTTCTAGAATAACATATATCTGGATAGTTGCTTTAGCAGCAAGTTGCTTGCTCATTCCGTTTTTTGGAATTGTGAACAACCTGGTAATTAATATATTCCTGGTTTTATCAGGTGTGTGGTTAATCTGGAAAACAAAAAGTCTGCTGGTTAAGCATTCTGAAAGAATAACTTTTAGATTCGCATTCAGGGAGATAAATACTTTTGTTTTGGTTGTAGTTCTTGTGCTGACAGTAAATAAGTTGTTCTATTAA
- a CDS encoding SOS response-associated peptidase family protein produces the protein MCGRFESKNIEKMVENLFRELNLKVEVDEEISKRSQEDIRPTEKILSVILKEDIYRLTKVHWGIKFKEDSPLIFNSRIETIKEKTYWNKLLANNKCIVPMTGFYEWKTEGRKKIKYKMFLPDQPIFFVPAIYHKDKEEKIYASLITTVPNKFIAQIHHRMPVIFDLESAINYLNDDVEKNMERCLPYDDKKKMEMELAD, from the coding sequence ATGTGTGGTAGATTTGAAAGCAAAAATATAGAAAAAATGGTTGAAAATTTGTTTAGAGAATTAAATTTAAAAGTTGAAGTTGATGAAGAAATATCGAAACGGAGCCAGGAAGATATAAGACCAACGGAAAAAATTCTAAGTGTTATTTTAAAGGAAGATATTTACCGTCTTACAAAAGTCCATTGGGGAATTAAGTTTAAGGAAGATTCACCGCTTATATTCAATTCACGAATTGAAACAATAAAAGAAAAAACATACTGGAATAAATTATTGGCAAATAATAAATGTATTGTACCAATGACAGGATTTTATGAGTGGAAAACAGAGGGAAGAAAAAAAATTAAGTACAAAATGTTTTTACCAGATCAACCAATATTTTTTGTACCTGCTATTTACCACAAGGATAAAGAAGAAAAGATTTATGCTTCATTAATTACAACGGTACCGAATAAATTTATTGCTCAAATTCATCATAGAATGCCGGTAATTTTTGATTTGGAAAGCGCTATAAATTATTTAAATGATGATGTTGAGAAAAATATGGAAAGATGTTTACCTTATGACGACAAGAAAAAAATGGAAATGGAATTAGCCGACTAA
- a CDS encoding c-type cytochrome: MEFLEKLVVVQSADNLSFLIYILITSFILLIPYAGLVNAASLLSYIFNKLGNKKNNELYLRFSRDLITIAAYKKGFMFTLGIVPLLSIGFSYTQLFHQIDSPVITYLFLSIILFIAGIFLLFLYKYSFRLDNLLKETGVKESSNSSEVNSFIKRNFNLINKTALWGIILFYVSTFILMGCIEFSITTIFYHSNVGFFSTLFSVPSLTKYLSFLTLAVSILSITVLFYFNRIIDITDVVSNEYKSFVNKFALTIGIISVIVLPVFIIANILVIPYFALTGTSYSITAIILLLLFLVTHYFYAMIKESNLKYITHVFSLVIIVSVLFVINDQASFGTSSKKQILVLSQEYDKMMVAIKEKSGTAPAINGQEIFEGRCSACHRFDRKLVGPAYKDVLPKYEGKQGELVSFIMNPVKMNPNFPPMPNQSLKQKEAEAIADYIMKTYKTK, from the coding sequence ATGGAATTTCTTGAAAAGCTGGTTGTCGTTCAATCAGCGGATAACTTAAGTTTTTTAATTTACATCCTGATAACATCTTTTATTCTTCTAATCCCATATGCAGGATTGGTAAACGCGGCATCATTGTTATCTTACATATTTAACAAACTTGGCAACAAGAAAAATAATGAACTGTATTTAAGATTTTCCCGCGACTTGATAACTATTGCTGCATATAAAAAAGGATTTATGTTCACACTCGGTATTGTACCATTATTGTCCATCGGATTTTCTTATACGCAATTGTTCCACCAAATAGATTCGCCGGTAATAACCTATTTGTTCTTATCAATAATTCTTTTTATCGCTGGTATCTTTTTGCTTTTCCTTTATAAATATTCTTTCAGATTAGATAACCTGTTAAAAGAAACCGGCGTTAAGGAAAGTAGTAACAGCAGCGAAGTAAATAGTTTTATTAAGAGGAATTTTAATCTCATCAATAAAACTGCACTGTGGGGGATTATTTTATTTTATGTCTCAACATTTATTTTGATGGGCTGCATTGAATTTTCCATTACAACGATATTCTATCATTCAAATGTTGGTTTCTTTAGTACTCTGTTCAGCGTTCCATCTTTAACGAAATATTTATCCTTCCTAACACTTGCTGTTTCCATTTTGAGCATTACAGTTTTATTTTACTTCAACAGGATTATAGACATTACAGATGTTGTTTCTAATGAATATAAAAGTTTTGTAAATAAGTTTGCATTAACGATTGGAATAATTTCCGTAATTGTTCTACCAGTATTTATTATTGCAAATATTTTAGTAATTCCTTATTTCGCATTAACCGGTACCTCATATTCAATTACCGCAATAATTCTTTTACTGCTTTTTCTTGTAACACATTATTTTTATGCGATGATTAAGGAATCTAATCTGAAATATATTACTCACGTTTTTTCTTTAGTTATTATAGTTTCTGTGCTGTTTGTTATAAATGATCAGGCTTCATTCGGTACCTCATCAAAGAAACAGATTTTAGTTTTATCCCAGGAATATGATAAAATGATGGTGGCGATTAAAGAGAAGTCCGGAACTGCACCGGCAATAAACGGACAGGAAATATTTGAAGGAAGATGTTCCGCATGCCATAGATTTGATAGGAAGTTAGTTGGTCCAGCATATAAGGATGTACTACCTAAATATGAAGGAAAGCAAGGTGAACTTGTTTCTTTTATTATGAATCCCGTTAAGATGAACCCAAACTTTCCTCCAATGCCAAATCAGAGCTTAAAGCAGAAAGAAGCTGAAGCTATTGCTGATTATATTATGAAAACTTATAAAACGAAATAA
- a CDS encoding PhzF family phenazine biosynthesis protein, protein MRELIFKIYRIYQVDAFTKEQFRGNPDEVVPNADGLTGEQMQNIARELNNSETAFTWSARSILLQEIKTILLALMKIV, encoded by the coding sequence TTGAGAGAATTAATATTTAAAATATATCGTATATATCAGGTAGATGCTTTTACAAAAGAACAGTTTAGAGGAAATCCTGATGAGGTTGTACCAAATGCAGATGGATTAACTGGCGAACAAATGCAAAACATTGCAAGAGAACTTAACAATTCAGAAACAGCATTTACTTGGTCGGCAAGATCCATACTTTTACAAGAGATTAAAACAATATTGTTAGCTTTGATGAAAATAGTATAG
- a CDS encoding EVE domain-containing protein has translation MLEKDIENLIASHPDEFFPSCGFKLIGQQIKLGRCFADIIFEDRFSRKVIVEVKRGILSRDASGQVMEYYGLLKNEQPEVIIELILCANVIPVERKKFLETVGIECKELGINSINTIAAKYNYRFLDSEHKESIAQTVNISSIPETERVWIFQANPRRYDILNALSDEKIGSEIHWLVNQHRNEISKGHLGIIWLSGSDGGIYALTEIISNPQFMREPEDEDKYWIDSSDKGEEKLRVKMKVLKNLVNIPIYKNEIRNTVGLENISIFRQSQGTNFPLTTDEWRLIKNIIYNHNT, from the coding sequence ATGCTTGAAAAAGATATAGAAAATTTAATTGCAAGTCATCCAGATGAGTTTTTCCCTTCTTGTGGTTTCAAGTTAATTGGTCAACAAATTAAACTTGGTAGATGCTTTGCGGATATAATTTTTGAAGATAGATTCAGCAGAAAAGTAATTGTTGAGGTTAAGCGTGGAATTCTTTCAAGAGATGCTTCTGGACAAGTAATGGAATATTATGGTTTATTAAAGAATGAACAACCTGAGGTCATTATTGAATTAATCTTGTGTGCCAATGTAATCCCCGTGGAAAGAAAAAAGTTTTTAGAAACAGTTGGGATTGAGTGTAAAGAACTTGGTATAAATTCCATAAATACAATTGCTGCAAAATATAATTATCGATTTCTTGATTCAGAACATAAAGAATCAATCGCCCAGACAGTAAATATTAGTTCAATTCCCGAGACGGAAAGAGTTTGGATATTTCAAGCTAATCCAAGGCGCTATGATATTTTAAATGCATTATCTGACGAAAAAATCGGTTCAGAAATTCATTGGTTAGTTAATCAGCATAGAAATGAAATTTCCAAAGGACATCTAGGAATAATCTGGCTGTCTGGTTCTGATGGAGGAATTTATGCTTTAACTGAGATTATTTCTAATCCTCAATTTATGCGCGAACCAGAAGACGAAGATAAATATTGGATTGATTCTTCAGATAAAGGAGAAGAAAAATTGCGTGTAAAGATGAAAGTATTAAAAAATTTGGTAAACATTCCTATCTACAAAAATGAAATAAGAAATACTGTTGGATTAGAAAACATTAGTATTTTTCGTCAGAGCCAAGGAACTAATTTTCCATTAACTACCGATGAGTGGCGCTTAATAAAAAACATAATATATAATCACAACACCTAA
- the thrC gene encoding threonine synthase: MKYYSTNNKNNLVSFKQAVQKGIADDGGLFLPTQIPVMEQEFFKNISSLSFKEIAFTIARQFIEDEIAEDDLESIINQTFNFPSPIVSLNKNLFVLELFHGPTLAFKDFGARFMANTLSYFIKNESKEIVILVATSGDTGSAVANGFYNVEGIKVILLYPSGKVSKIQEQQLTTLGGNITALEVEGTFDDCQRLVKEAFADKDLNDKLNLTSANSINIARLIPQSFYYFNAYAQVKEKNNPIIFSVPSGNLGNLTGGLIAFKMGLPVHKFIAACNSNDVVTNYIKSGLFIPKPSVQTISNAMDVGNPSNFARIISLFKNDYELIKKIIFSRSYSDDETRNSIKEIYENYKYVIDPHGAVGYLALKEYLNGETNIYNSIVLETAHPAKFKDEVESVINKSIQLPDSLKECLVKEKHSVILSNSFDEFKSFLIGK; the protein is encoded by the coding sequence ATGAAGTATTACAGCACTAATAATAAAAATAATTTAGTCAGCTTCAAGCAGGCTGTTCAAAAAGGAATTGCTGATGATGGCGGGTTATTCTTACCAACACAAATTCCAGTTATGGAGCAAGAATTTTTTAAAAACATTTCTTCTCTTTCTTTTAAAGAAATAGCATTTACAATTGCCAGACAGTTTATTGAAGATGAAATAGCAGAAGATGATTTAGAAAGCATTATAAACCAGACTTTCAATTTTCCAAGTCCGATTGTTTCGCTTAATAAAAATCTTTTTGTGCTGGAATTATTTCACGGACCAACTCTTGCTTTCAAAGATTTTGGCGCAAGATTTATGGCTAATACACTTTCCTATTTTATTAAAAATGAAAGTAAGGAAATTGTAATCCTGGTGGCAACTTCCGGCGATACTGGTAGCGCTGTTGCAAATGGATTTTACAATGTTGAAGGAATCAAAGTAATACTGCTCTACCCTTCTGGAAAAGTCAGCAAAATTCAAGAGCAGCAATTAACCACGCTCGGTGGAAACATTACAGCTTTAGAAGTAGAAGGAACATTTGATGACTGCCAGCGGTTAGTGAAGGAAGCTTTTGCTGATAAGGATTTAAATGACAAACTGAATCTAACTTCTGCAAACTCAATAAATATTGCCAGATTAATTCCGCAATCATTTTATTACTTTAATGCTTACGCACAGGTTAAAGAAAAAAATAATCCAATTATTTTTTCTGTACCAAGTGGTAACCTTGGAAACTTAACAGGTGGTTTAATTGCTTTTAAAATGGGTTTACCAGTACATAAATTTATTGCGGCTTGCAATAGTAATGATGTAGTAACAAATTATATCAAATCCGGACTGTTTATTCCTAAACCATCAGTACAAACTATTTCTAACGCGATGGATGTTGGAAACCCAAGCAACTTTGCAAGAATCATTTCTCTATTTAAGAATGATTATGAACTGATCAAGAAAATAATTTTCAGCCGCTCATATTCTGATGATGAAACCCGTAATTCAATTAAAGAGATTTATGAAAATTATAAATATGTAATTGATCCTCATGGTGCAGTTGGATATTTGGCTTTAAAAGAATATTTGAATGGTGAAACAAATATTTATAATTCAATAGTATTGGAAACTGCTCATCCAGCAAAATTTAAAGATGAAGTAGAAAGTGTAATTAATAAATCAATTCAATTACCTGATAGTTTGAAAGAATGTCTGGTAAAGGAAAAACATTCTGTTATCCTTTCAAATTCATTTGATGAATTTAAATCATTTCTAATCGGCAAATAA
- a CDS encoding PhzF family isomerase has translation MKKYQIYQVDAFTTELFRGNPAGVVPNADGLTDEQMQNIARELNNSETAFILEPTENTHDVWIRFFTPTIEVPICGHATIAAHYVRSIENNYESRTVIQKVGAGILQVEIIKENSDYKIIMTQGKIEFNSPFESGTNKKICEALYLSENDLDERCPIQIVSTGHSKVLIGIKSQTTLDSLKPNIEALTGISKEIKCNGYFVFTFDTNEDSILTKGRMFAPAIGINEDPVTGNANGPLGAYLVKHKLVTTNGKTFSFKGKQGEAINRTGIVEVEVEIENDFPKKVKIGGNAKIVFKTEIEI, from the coding sequence GTGAAGAAATATCAGATATATCAGGTAGATGCTTTTACAACCGAACTATTTCGGGGTAATCCCGCTGGTGTTGTTCCAAACGCTGATGGATTAACAGACGAACAAATGCAAAACATTGCAAGGGAACTTAACAATTCAGAAACAGCATTTATTTTAGAACCAACCGAAAATACCCACGATGTATGGATTAGATTTTTTACTCCAACAATTGAAGTCCCGATTTGCGGACATGCAACCATAGCTGCTCATTATGTCCGATCAATAGAGAATAATTATGAATCCCGAACAGTAATTCAAAAAGTAGGCGCGGGTATCTTACAAGTTGAAATAATAAAAGAAAATAGTGATTATAAAATAATTATGACTCAGGGGAAAATAGAGTTTAATAGTCCATTCGAGTCAGGGACTAACAAAAAAATCTGTGAAGCACTTTATTTAAGTGAAAATGATTTAGATGAAAGGTGTCCGATACAAATCGTTTCAACCGGTCATTCAAAAGTGTTAATTGGTATTAAAAGTCAGACGACTCTGGATTCGCTAAAACCAAATATTGAAGCACTTACTGGAATTAGTAAAGAAATTAAATGCAATGGATATTTTGTATTTACATTTGATACGAATGAAGATAGTATTTTAACAAAAGGAAGAATGTTCGCTCCTGCCATAGGAATAAATGAAGACCCGGTTACCGGAAATGCAAATGGACCGCTGGGAGCTTACCTTGTTAAACATAAATTAGTAACCACTAACGGAAAAACATTTTCATTCAAAGGAAAGCAAGGAGAAGCAATTAACCGAACTGGCATTGTTGAAGTAGAAGTTGAAATAGAAAATGACTTTCCTAAAAAAGTAAAAATCGGTGGAAACGCAAAAATTGTTTTTAAAACAGAAATTGAGATATAA
- a CDS encoding nucleotidyltransferase domain-containing protein, with product MSNEFSEKIANCFRNKPVKRAFLFGSACRNEEDEQSDIDILVELDYSKTIGLGFVRMKLELEDLLNRKVDLLSSNSISKHIKPFIDAEKILIYEK from the coding sequence ATGAGTAATGAATTTTCCGAAAAGATAGCAAACTGTTTTAGAAATAAACCTGTAAAAAGAGCATTTTTGTTTGGCTCTGCCTGTCGAAACGAAGAAGATGAACAAAGTGATATAGATATATTAGTTGAATTGGATTACTCTAAAACAATCGGTCTTGGTTTTGTAAGAATGAAGTTAGAATTGGAAGACTTATTAAATAGAAAAGTAGATCTTCTTTCAAGTAACAGTATCTCAAAGCATATTAAACCATTTATTGATGCAGAAAAAATATTAATATATGAGAAATAG
- a CDS encoding NAD(P)-dependent alcohol dehydrogenase, whose amino-acid sequence MKAIVYTKYGSPEVLQLADVEKPTPKDNEVLIKIFAITVNRTDCGFRKPEYPLIIRLVNGLFNPKRRILGTELAGEIEATGKDVKTFKPGDQVFGLSTSNFGAHAEYICLPEESSIATKPKNITYEEAAAICDGAYLALANIKKIDFKNTPKILINGASGSIGSAAVQLAKYFGAEITAVCTTNNFELVKSLGAMEVIDYTKEDFTKIGQLYDAVFDAVGKSSFFRCKKLLKPGGIYLSTDLGFLSQNIFLALLTPIFGGKKVLFPIPKVSKEDIVFFKELIEAGKYRAVIDRSYHLEEIVEATKYVETGQKTGNVVITIVSDGNISASVNS is encoded by the coding sequence ATGAAAGCAATTGTATACACAAAATATGGATCACCAGAAGTTCTTCAACTTGCTGATGTAGAAAAACCAACTCCCAAAGACAACGAAGTTCTAATAAAAATATTCGCAATTACAGTAAATCGAACTGACTGTGGATTTCGCAAACCTGAATATCCGCTTATTATCAGGTTGGTCAATGGACTTTTTAATCCCAAAAGAAGAATATTAGGGACTGAGCTTGCTGGAGAGATTGAGGCAACCGGTAAGGATGTAAAAACATTTAAACCCGGCGATCAGGTTTTTGGATTAAGCACATCAAATTTTGGTGCTCATGCGGAATACATTTGTCTGCCCGAAGAATCATCGATAGCTACGAAGCCAAAGAATATAACTTACGAAGAGGCTGCGGCAATCTGTGATGGTGCATATTTAGCATTGGCAAATATTAAAAAAATTGATTTTAAGAATACACCAAAAATCCTAATCAATGGTGCTTCTGGATCTATTGGCTCGGCAGCGGTACAACTTGCTAAATATTTTGGTGCAGAAATTACTGCGGTATGCACTACAAATAATTTTGAGTTGGTGAAATCACTTGGTGCAATGGAAGTAATAGATTACACAAAAGAAGATTTTACAAAAATTGGACAATTGTATGATGCAGTTTTTGATGCGGTGGGTAAAAGTTCTTTTTTCCGTTGTAAAAAATTACTGAAACCCGGAGGAATTTATTTATCAACTGATCTTGGATTTTTATCTCAGAATATATTTTTAGCGCTGTTAACTCCAATCTTTGGAGGTAAAAAAGTTTTGTTCCCGATTCCAAAAGTCAGTAAAGAAGATATAGTTTTTTTCAAAGAACTCATCGAGGCAGGAAAGTACAGAGCAGTAATAGATAGAAGTTATCATCTGGAAGAAATAGTTGAGGCAACTAAATATGTTGAAACCGGCCAGAAAACTGGGAATGTAGTAATAACTATAGTGTCTGATGGGAACATTAGCGCAAGCGTCAATTCCTAA